In the Selenihalanaerobacter shriftii genome, AATTAATTCATCCTCATCAGTCTCATCAATCTTTACTTCTCCAGCATTTACTCCATCTCGTAAAACAGTTACTCTATCACAGATTTCAAAGATTTCTTCCATTCTATGAGAAATATAAACAATAGCAATTCCTTCTGCTCTCAATCTATCAATTAAATCAAATAATATATCTATTTCTTTTGGAGTTAGAGATGAAGTAGGCTCATCCATTACTAAAATATTAGCATCTTGAGATAAAGCTTTAGCTATCTCTACCATCTGCTGATTACCAATATTCAAATTTTTGATTTTACTTTTAGGATTAATATCTACTCCTAGTCTATCTATTATCTCTTTTGTATTTTGAATTAAACATTTAGTATCAACAAATAATCCTTTTACAGGCTCTCTTCCTAAGAATATATTTTCAGCTATTGTCAAATAAGGAACTAACTCTAATTCTTGATGAATTATTGCTAAACCCGCTTTTTGTGCTTCCTTAGGATTATCAAATTTAACCTCATTTCCTTTCAAATATATGGTGCCGGAATCGTTTTCATAGATACCATTTAGCACCTTCATCAATGTTGACTTACCAGCTCCATTTTCACCTAATAACGCATGGACTTCTCCTTTATAAAGCCTTAGATCAACATTATCAAGAGCTTTAACCCCTGGAAATGTTTTAGTGATTCCCTCCATTTCTAGGATTAATTCTTTCTTTCTCATTAAAAATCAACTCCAGATATTAGAATAATATTTGCATATGGAGTAGTCTCACCAGTTCTCACTATTCCTTTAGATTCTTCTGATTTTTTCTTGAATTTTTCATGATTATAGTACTCAACTGGAATATCATCTAAAATATCTAAAGTCTTTCTATAGAGTTTAGGACTTACTTCCTTCATTTCTTTAGCTACAATAGCTTTTTCAACTACTAATTCTTCTAATGTTACTTTTAAAGTGTCAAGAAACTTAGGAATTCCTTGAGTTAAAGCTAAGTCAATACGGTTAGCATCTGATGAAATAGGCAAGCCTGCATCACAAATCACTAATTTATCTGTATGTCCCATTTCAGCTACTAGTTTCGATAGGTTATTGTTTAAAATACCTTCTTTCTTCACTATTCAAGTCCCCTTTCTTGCTTAAATTCTTCTACATCTTCTATTGTTGGTAGAGAACTTTGGGCTCCTAATTTAGTTACTACTAAAGCTGCAACTTGATTTCCAAATTTAATCGCTTTTTCTTCACTCCAACCTTGCTGCAATCCATAAGCAAAGGCACCAGCAAATGAATCACCGGCTGCTGTAGTATCTACAGCTTCAACTTCAATGGCTTTATAATGCTCTTGTCGTCCTTTAGTATAAAGTATAATTCCATTCTTGCCTCTAGTAAGTAAGATAGTCCCTACTCCCCAATCTAAAAGCTGGTCAACTTGTTCTTGAGTAGTTGTTAAATTATAATCCTGTAATAATAACTCTAACTCACCTTCATTAGGCAATAAGTAGTCAATCTGTTCATAAATATCTTCTGGCAATTCCTGTGCCGGTGCTGGGTCCAATATTACTGTCGTTTGATATTGATGAGCAAGTTCTATAGTATGGACTATTGTTTTTAAAGGAATTTCCATCTGCAATAAAATAGCTTCTACCTCTTTAATCTCATCTTCTAATTTATCAATCATACTTGAAGATAATTTACTGTTAGCTCCAGAAACTACTATAATTCGATTATCCCCATCTTCTTCTACAGTTATAGCCGCTATACCAGTATTCTCTTCAACTCTAAATACATTATCCACATTTACTCCACCGGTCTTTAAGCTACTTAATAATTCATCTCCAAAATTATCATTTCCACAAGCTCCAATAAAACTAACACTTCCACCTAATTTACCAACTGCTAAAGCTTGGTTAGCTCCTTTTCCACCGGGAATTTGATCAAAATCCTTACCGATAATTGTCTCACCTTTATCCGGATAACGTCCTGTTTGGACTACTAAATCCATATTCATACTACCTATTACTAAAATATCACCATTAGACATTATCACTACACTCCCTTGTAGAATCTCTTTCAATCAATTTAGGTTGTAAGATTTCATCTTTCTTATCTATATTTTTTCGTTCTAACTCATCAATTAAAATTTCTGCTGCTTTCTTACCTAATTCATATTTAGGTTGTACCATAGTAGTTAAACCAGGTCTAATAACCGATGCAATATCAATATCATCATGACCCACAATCGAAATATCTTCCGGAATCTCTAATCCTAAATCATAAGCAGCACCATAAGCTCCAATAGCCATTAAGTCATTAGCTGCAAATATAGCAGTCGGTTGTGGTGGTTCTTTTAATAAAGATTTCATTAAATTATATCCAGATTCTTTACTATAATCCCCTTCTAAAATCCATTCTTCTTTATATGAAATTTCAGAACCATTAATTGCTTTTTTGAAACCTTTTAATCTATCTTGAGCCGTTTTAGTTCCAAGATCACCAGTAATATGAACTATTTGAGTATGACCTAACTGGATTAAATGTTCAGTTGCATTATAAGCAGATAGAACATTATCAATAGTTACTGATGGTAATTCAGAGTTGGGAACCTTTCTATCTATCTGAACTACAGGAAAATCATCTTCTTCCAATTTTTTTAATTCTTCCTTGTTTTCAATCGATAATGATAATAAGATACCATCAACTTGCTTACTCTTCATTAGTTTAATAGCTTCTTTTTCTGCTAAATGGTCATTATCAGTATTACAAAAAATAACTGAATAATCCATTTCTTTTGCTTTATCCTCTATACCTCTTGCTACTTCTGGAAAAAATGGATTACTGATATCAGGTATAATTAAACCAATAGTATATGTTTTCTGTAATACTAATCCTCTAGCAACACCGCTAGGCTTATAGCCTAATCTATCTATAACTTCTTTTACCTTCTCTTTAGTCTTAGAACTTACATCAGGTTTATCATTTAGTACTCTAGAAACTGTTGTAATTGAAACTCCTGATTCTTTTGCAATATCTTTAATTGTAACTCCCAATCGATTCACTCCTCATAACTACTAATTATATCTATTTAAATCAATACCTGAAAACGGTAACGAAAGCGCTTTCATATATATTATAAAATATTCTGAAAAATTAATCAAGGTAAATTCAAATATTTTTTAAAAGTTAAAATGATTTTTTAAATACAAAAAAGGCTCCTATTTATAAATAGGAGCCTTTTTATACTTAATATATAAGGGGTTTATATAATAAGGGTAAGGATTAATAAATTATATAAAGGGGAGGAGGCTATTAATTACCAGCCACCACGCATCATACCGGGTCCATATCTACCTCGCATGCCTGGTCCATAACCGCCCATCATACCTGGACCACCGCAAGGCATTCCAGATCCTCTATAGCCTGGATTACCATAGCCCGCATTACTATACTCTTTCATAGCTTCTAATCTGTTTAACATATAATCTGCTTGCTTTTGAGTAATAGCTCCTTGATCTAACTGTTGTTGGATATATTCCTTTTGAGCTTCATATTGTGCTTCATAGTCTCCATTTCCATTACCAAACCAACCGCCAAAGCCATAAGCCATAGCCATTGTTCCTAAAGAAAATACCAATGCTAGTGCTAACACTACTATTATTGTCTTCTTCATCTATATCACTCCTTTCTCATTTTATTTACCCTTCCGGGGTAAGCTATCTAACTCTTAATTATATTGTATAAGGAGAATATGAAAATATAATGAAGAAAATATGAAAAGTATATGAAATAACTCCTAAGGGGTACTTAGGATAAAATTATGCAGATTATTAATAACAACTTTTAATTATATGAATATAATATTTTAAAAGTTATAAAGGAGGTTATCAGAGTATGGGCAATGTTAAACAAGATAAACTTGAATTAAATCAAGTTAATGAAGAAGTTATAATTCACCAACAACCAGATGAAGTACCTCGAACCAGCTTACCACAAATTGGAGCACCGGCACCTGAATTTACAGCTATGTCTACCTTTGGTGAAGTATCACTGAGTGATTATAGAGGAGATTGGCTAGTCCTTTTTGCTCATCCCGGCGACTTTACTCCTGTCTGAACGACTGAATTTATTGCCTTTGCAGAGGCATACGATGAGTTTCAAGAGTTAGATGCTGAATTACTCGGCTTAAGCGTTGGTTCTATACCAACTCACCTAGCTTGGGTAGAAGATATTTATGAAAATACTGGAGTAAAAATCCCTTTTCCAGTTATTGCAGATGTTAATATGAGAATATCTGAACTTTATGGAATGATTTCTGAAGCAGAAAGTGCTACTTCTACTGTAAGACCAGTATTTATTATTGACCCTCAAGGCATATTACGAGCTATTATCTACTATCCTTTAGAATTAGGTAGATCCATTCCAGAAATACTAAGAGCAGTCAAAGGTCTCCAAACAGCAGACCGCTATGAAGCAGGTATACCTGCTAATTGGCAGCCTGGAGAACCTGTTGTTTTACCACCACCTTCAACTTATGATCAGCTTAGAGATAGAGTAGAAAATCCACCACCAGGTGTAGACTGTCTAACTTGGTATCTGTGTTACAGAGACCTTAATAATAGGAATAATAATAGAAGTAGAAATAGAAGTAGAGAGTAAATATGATTCACAGCTAAAAAAGCTCCATAAATATGGAGCTTTTTACTCTTTTAGATTTTGAATTTTTATTATCTTCTGATTTAATATGTATTAAATTAGTATTAGTAAAGTTTTATTTTGACTATATATTAAAATCTATAATTAATATTTAACCCTTTTAATTTATACAATATATAATTCTATCTTTACTTCCTAATCTTCTTACCTGAATATGTAAATTGATCTCGGTCCATATCCACATAATTTCCTCTTATATCATCTTCCTTGATTATACCTATTTTATTCCCACAATTCTTACAGAATAATTTATTATCTTTAATTTCTCCATCATATATTCTTTTAATTTTACTTTCCCAACATCTCAATACTTTTCCCTTACCTATCTTTTTATACTTAATTATCTTTGATTTACATTTGCCACATTTTATAGTTAAAATTAAAATCACCTCACTACTAAGGTCATACTTCTAAATTAAAATAATAACACTTACCCTTTAATCCGATTACATGGGTTTGGACAGTCTTTACATAATCTCTTATTACTCTTTAATTTAGACTCTCCTTTTATTTTTTTGATTAAATCCATCGCTTTCTTTATATCTGTTTCATCTCCTTTAATAGCCAAGGTTACTGCTCCATTCGAGTCTCCTATTCCCCCTGCAGCTATCTGTATCGCCTCTACTCCAAATAATATTTCTAAAGTTTCTAACTCAGTAATAATCTTTCCATAAGTCACTGGAATTAATCCCGTCTTCATTCCTAATGAATAATCAACTTTATCTATGCCAACCATTTTACTGGCCACTTCAACTGATGATATCCTCTTCTCTAAACCAACTGGTATGAGCAAAGATGATCCTCTAGCAACCAATATCCCTAACGCTCTTCCGATCGTTCCACCTTTTCGCTCTCCTGCTAACACTCCTGCTACTCCTTTATCATCAAAAGCATTAGCACCTTTAATAAAAATATCTTTATCAGTAAAATGTTCCATAAATTCAAGCCAATTCTGATCAGTTCTTTTCCCATTTTGTAAAGTAACAGGATTAATTCTCTTATTACTAGGAGTAACACAAGCAGCGCCTTTATCAACAATCCCTGCAGTATAATTTTCTTTTTCAAATTCATCTTCCACTAATTCCTCTGCTATATAACCGTTAGTAGTACCTCCAGCTATTATAACTTTACTACCATTCATAGCTTGTTGTACTTCTGATAGTTCTGCAATTCCTTTAGCAATTAATCGTTTTGATTCTGGTACTTTTAATGTAAATGTAGCTAACATTGATCTCCCTCCCAATATATAATGATATACCAATATTTTGTTCTATTCATTATATATAACTTATCAATAAATTGCAAAAAATTATAATAGATAGGGTAATTAATCTTCAATAACAATTTATTACTTATAATAACTATACTAACGCTAGTATAAAAATTTCTAACTTAGAAAAAATAAAAAAGATATATCAAAATAAATGGGAGGTGATTATAATGTCTAACATTAAATGTGCGATAGAAGAATGTCAATACAATGAAAGTGACTTATGCCAAGCTTCTACAATTCAAGTAAAAGCAGGAATGCAAGATCATGTAATCAGCACTTCGGATGACACTACATGCAAAACTTTCACCCCTAAAACAAATTTAAGTTAAATAATAATTATTCAAAGACTCCTGGTTTATTGCCAGGAGTCTCAACCTATAATCTTCATAATTTTTTTAATTTATAAATAGCAAATAAAATTGGTGGTAAAATTAATACATACATTATAGCAAAATAATTAGCTATACTACTATATTCAAAAACTTGCACAATATTTTGTGGAACTAACCCTAAAAAGTAAGGTGGAACCAAAGCCAAAGCAATTAAGAATTTTGGTTCTTTAAATTTTAATAAATTGGCTAAACCTAATCCTGCACCTACATAAACTGTAATCATAGTAGTAGTAAAACCTATTATAAACCACATAGCTACAAATGCTGAAATTAATCTTTCCGCAAAAGGTAATTGTATTTCTCGTATTAATGTCAAAGTAGGAAAAAGCATATTCTCTAATGGTGCTGCTCCAAAATATGATATGGCTAATATTATTGTTAATGAATATAATGCTATTACAAATACAATTGCTAATGAACTAATTTTAAAACATTCTTCTTTAGCTTTTTTATTTAATAATGGAAATATTATATATATGATTTCAACACCAATTAATGCAAATAAACCTGGTCCAAAGATAGCTTGTTTAAATAATTTTGTAATTGGAGTAGTATATAATATAGGTCTTAGTCTGCCATAATCCATATTGCCTCCTACTATATGTCCTCCTAACAAAAAAAGGAAAATTATTAATCCTGCAGGGGTTATTAATTGATTTAATCTAGCTATTGGTTCAATTCCATGTCTAGCAATATATAATAATAATGCTAATACAGTTACATAAATTATCTCTGTTGGAGTTCTTTCCAATAATAAAGGTTTAAGACCAAGAGCAAAAATAGGTAATACTGCACTTGTAATTAATAAGAAATAAATAAGTAAGCCTAAAGACAACAATTTCCCTATGAATTTACCGACAATCTTATCAATATAATCGATAAAAGTATCTTCAGGAAATGCTTGTCCAAGCTTAACTATGAAATACGTATCAATTATTACAATGGTACCTCCGATTAAGGGAACAATCCAACCATCTTGACTAACTCCTTTAATAGCAGTTCGAGGTAAAGTAACAATTCCAACCCCTATTAATACTCCAACTACTAACATGAACAATTGATATCTATCTATTCTATCATTAGTAATATCTAACATACTAACCTCCAATTTCATATCTATTATTACTTTATTATTAGTTATATTAAACAGTTATATTCTAAAACTATTATCTAGTTTATCCATTAACCACTATAAGTCATATATAATTGCCTTCCTCCTAAGTTCTATTTTTTAAATACCCTCCAGCATTTCTGTTTCTCTAGATAAATCTAATTCCAGAACTTTATCTACTATATTTTCATGTATATTAAATTGGTAATTGTTAACAACTATTTTCTATATTAAAAAGGTATTTAGCTATATTGTATATAAGTATAAACTAAAACCATAAAGATATTTATCATATTAAATTACAATAAATATGGAGGAAAATCAATGCGATTAATTAATGTGAAAAAATTAAAATCAGACATGGTATTAGCCAAACCAATAGTAATAAATGATAGAACATTATTAAACACAGGCCATAAAAACTTAGATAAATACAAAAATAAATTACTGAATTTTGGAATTAATCATGTTTATATTGATGATGAGTACTCAAAGGATATTGAAATTAATAATGTTATTTCTGATAAAACAAGAAACAAAAGCAAAAAAGCTATTAAAAGTGCAATGTCTAAAGTATCATTAAATAAGAAGTTTAATAGCGAAGAAATTAAAGATAATATTCGTTGTATGACAGAAGAAATAACAAATGACAACAGTATATTAACTAACTTAACAGATATTAAAACAATCGATGATTATACATTTGCACATTCAATAAATGTTAGTGTCATATCTTTAATGATTGGAAAAGCACTTCAATATAATCAAGATGAATTAGAAAAACTAGGTATTGGTGCTATATTACATGATATCGGCAAAGTGGCAATTTCTAAATCTATTTTAACAAAACCAGGAAAAATCACAGATGAAGAATTTAATCAAATAAAAAAACATCCAAAGCTTGGATATGATAAGTTAGGAGAATATTATGATATTACAGCTAGATCAAGAGTTGCAGTTTTAAGTCATCATGAAAGAATAGACGGCAGTGGTTATCCAAACAACAGAGAAGGCAATGATATATATGAATTCGCTCGGATTGTTGCTGTTGCAGATGTTTTTGATGCTTTAACTAGTCATAGATGTTATCGCAATAGATGGCCCGTTCATAAAGCAACTGATTTCATCATAGCGCAAACTAATACTCATTTTGATAAGAAAATTGTTGAAGCATTTTTAAGAAATGTTGCAATATACCCTAATGGAACTATTGTCTTATTAAGCAATGGTGAAAAAGGTATAGTTACTAGCCAGAATGGATCTTTTCCTCAAAGACCTAATATTAAAGTATTTAAAAATAAAGTTGGAAAAAATTGTTCTAAAAAAATAAACTTAATGGAAAAGTTAAATATAACCATAATTGAAACAGAGGAATAAAAAAATATTTTTCACAACTAATACTTAAAAACGTTTAATCTAATACTTATAATAATACTGTGATCAATATAGTAATTATAGTAAGTTGACTAGCAAAGATTAAACAACCAACTAATAATGCTTTAGGTCCTTGCTTAATTAAACTAGAAATTCTAATCTTTAATCCAATTCCAGCCATGGCAATAGTCAATAATATCTTACTTAAATCTTTTAAATACTTAACAACTGTTCCAGGTAGAATCTGTAATGTACCAATTATACTTAAAATAAAAAAGCCAATAATAAATGAGGGAATTTTAGCTTTACCTTTAGCTTCAGTCTTTTCATTCCCCATAAATAAGCTTAAAAATAATACCACTGGCCCTAATACTAAAATTCTTCCCATCTTAACAATAGTAGCTATCTTACCTACTGCATCACTTACAGAGAAACCAGCTGCAACCACTTGACCTGTAGCCTGTAGAGTACTACCAATCATCAATCCACTAGTCAGTTCATCCAACTTTAAAACGTAAGTTGTTATAAAAGGTAAAATAAATATCCCAAAAGTCCCTAATAAATTAACTACACTTACAGAAAGTCCAATCTCTTCTTCATCTTCACTTACAATAGGCGCTGCAGCTGCAATAGCTGAAGAACCACAGATTCCATTTCCTACTCCTAATAATAAACTAAATGATTTCGAAAGCCCTAATAATCTTCCTAATATAAAACCTATACTTACTGTACTAATAACCATAGTAACAATGATTAAAATTGATGAAAAACCTAACTGACTTAATACATCTAACTCTAATTTAAGCCCCATTAACATAATAGCTACAGCTAAAAGCTTTTTTTCAGCATATCTAATCCCTAAGTCATACTTATCATCTAATTTAAAAATATTTCCAATTATGAAGCCTAAAATAATCGCTAAAGTAACCCCACCTAAATTGGGAATCCAATTAGACAGATACCTTCCTAACATACCAATAATAACTGCTAAGACTAATCCTGGAGTTTTATCTTTAAAATTTACCATATTCTCTAGTCATCCTCTCTTATTAGGTATCTATCTATATTTTACTACTTATCACTACATTAGTAAAATAATATGATTTTATTAAGTATATAAGTAAATAGTTATGTATAGTATAAAAAAGACCTTTCTGTTAAGAAAGGCCTCCATTTAATACATTTCTTACTTATACATTTCAAAATAATCATTAACTGTTGGGAACTTACCTAACACAGCTGCCATAGCTGCTACATGAGCACTACCTAAATAAGTTTGAGAATCAGCTGGGCCGATTCGGGACTGATAATTACGAGTTGTAGTCGTTAAAGCAGTTGCACCAGAACCGATTCGACGCTTATTACCCATACATAATCCACAACCAGGCATAGTAATTGTTGCACCTGCAGCAGTCAACTTAGCTAAACTGCCATCCTGAGCTAACTCATTATAAATATCTCTGGAAGCTGGACAGACTACAAAGTTAACTTCATGTGGAACATGATGTCCTTCTACAATTCTAGCTGCTGCTCTAATACTTTCTAAGTCTCCTCCTACACAGCTACCGATAAAGACTTCATCTAACTCAGTACCAGCTACCTCTGCTAACGGGGCTACATTATCAGGATGATGCGGTTTAGCTACCAACGGTTCATCCACTTCACCTAATGGAATTTCAATTGTAGCTGCATATTCAGCCCCCTTATCAGCCTTTGGTAATACTGGATCTGATAAAAACTCTTCTATAGTATTAATAGTATCCTTAACCGATGGAGACTCCTCAACATCTGGTCGTGACTTTAAATATTCTAAGTTATCTTTAATAGTCTCTAAAGTAGTCTGATCAGATGGTACTGTACCTGCAGAAGCACTTCTTTCTGCTACAGCATTTGTTAATATATATCTTTCATTAGAATTTAAAAATTCTACACCTTCCATTTCAATGATTCGTCCATTATATATATCTTTACCTATAGTCTTTTCCGCATAAAGAACCAAAGTAGAAACTAAGTCCCGAGCTGTAATTCCTTCCTTCGG is a window encoding:
- the rbsD gene encoding D-ribose pyranase, with translation MKKEGILNNNLSKLVAEMGHTDKLVICDAGLPISSDANRIDLALTQGIPKFLDTLKVTLEELVVEKAIVAKEMKEVSPKLYRKTLDILDDIPVEYYNHEKFKKKSEESKGIVRTGETTPYANIILISGVDF
- the rbsK gene encoding ribokinase, whose translation is MSNGDILVIGSMNMDLVVQTGRYPDKGETIIGKDFDQIPGGKGANQALAVGKLGGSVSFIGACGNDNFGDELLSSLKTGGVNVDNVFRVEENTGIAAITVEEDGDNRIIVVSGANSKLSSSMIDKLEDEIKEVEAILLQMEIPLKTIVHTIELAHQYQTTVILDPAPAQELPEDIYEQIDYLLPNEGELELLLQDYNLTTTQEQVDQLLDWGVGTILLTRGKNGIILYTKGRQEHYKAIEVEAVDTTAAGDSFAGAFAYGLQQGWSEEKAIKFGNQVAALVVTKLGAQSSLPTIEDVEEFKQERGLE
- a CDS encoding LacI family DNA-binding transcriptional regulator gives rise to the protein MNRLGVTIKDIAKESGVSITTVSRVLNDKPDVSSKTKEKVKEVIDRLGYKPSGVARGLVLQKTYTIGLIIPDISNPFFPEVARGIEDKAKEMDYSVIFCNTDNDHLAEKEAIKLMKSKQVDGILLSLSIENKEELKKLEEDDFPVVQIDRKVPNSELPSVTIDNVLSAYNATEHLIQLGHTQIVHITGDLGTKTAQDRLKGFKKAINGSEISYKEEWILEGDYSKESGYNLMKSLLKEPPQPTAIFAANDLMAIGAYGAAYDLGLEIPEDISIVGHDDIDIASVIRPGLTTMVQPKYELGKKAAEILIDELERKNIDKKDEILQPKLIERDSTRECSDNV
- a CDS encoding peroxiredoxin, giving the protein MHQQPDEVPRTSLPQIGAPAPEFTAMSTFGEVSLSDYRGDWLVLFAHPGDFTPVUTTEFIAFAEAYDEFQELDAELLGLSVGSIPTHLAWVEDIYENTGVKIPFPVIADVNMRISELYGMISEAESATSTVRPVFIIDPQGILRAIIYYPLELGRSIPEILRAVKGLQTADRYEAGIPANWQPGEPVVLPPPSTYDQLRDRVENPPPGVDCLTWYLCYRDLNNRNNNRSRNRSRE
- a CDS encoding DUF1540 domain-containing protein, whose translation is MSNIKCAIEECQYNESDLCQASTIQVKAGMQDHVISTSDDTTCKTFTPKTNLS
- a CDS encoding GerAB/ArcD/ProY family transporter, translated to MLDITNDRIDRYQLFMLVVGVLIGVGIVTLPRTAIKGVSQDGWIVPLIGGTIVIIDTYFIVKLGQAFPEDTFIDYIDKIVGKFIGKLLSLGLLIYFLLITSAVLPIFALGLKPLLLERTPTEIIYVTVLALLLYIARHGIEPIARLNQLITPAGLIIFLFLLGGHIVGGNMDYGRLRPILYTTPITKLFKQAIFGPGLFALIGVEIIYIIFPLLNKKAKEECFKISSLAIVFVIALYSLTIILAISYFGAAPLENMLFPTLTLIREIQLPFAERLISAFVAMWFIIGFTTTMITVYVGAGLGLANLLKFKEPKFLIALALVPPYFLGLVPQNIVQVFEYSSIANYFAIMYVLILPPILFAIYKLKKL
- a CDS encoding HD-GYP domain-containing protein yields the protein MRLINVKKLKSDMVLAKPIVINDRTLLNTGHKNLDKYKNKLLNFGINHVYIDDEYSKDIEINNVISDKTRNKSKKAIKSAMSKVSLNKKFNSEEIKDNIRCMTEEITNDNSILTNLTDIKTIDDYTFAHSINVSVISLMIGKALQYNQDELEKLGIGAILHDIGKVAISKSILTKPGKITDEEFNQIKKHPKLGYDKLGEYYDITARSRVAVLSHHERIDGSGYPNNREGNDIYEFARIVAVADVFDALTSHRCYRNRWPVHKATDFIIAQTNTHFDKKIVEAFLRNVAIYPNGTIVLLSNGEKGIVTSQNGSFPQRPNIKVFKNKVGKNCSKKINLMEKLNITIIETEE
- a CDS encoding YeiH family protein, producing MVNFKDKTPGLVLAVIIGMLGRYLSNWIPNLGGVTLAIILGFIIGNIFKLDDKYDLGIRYAEKKLLAVAIMLMGLKLELDVLSQLGFSSILIIVTMVISTVSIGFILGRLLGLSKSFSLLLGVGNGICGSSAIAAAAPIVSEDEEEIGLSVSVVNLLGTFGIFILPFITTYVLKLDELTSGLMIGSTLQATGQVVAAGFSVSDAVGKIATIVKMGRILVLGPVVLFLSLFMGNEKTEAKGKAKIPSFIIGFFILSIIGTLQILPGTVVKYLKDLSKILLTIAMAGIGLKIRISSLIKQGPKALLVGCLIFASQLTIITILITVLL